The following proteins come from a genomic window of Lytechinus pictus isolate F3 Inbred chromosome 1, Lp3.0, whole genome shotgun sequence:
- the LOC129255584 gene encoding tRNA-specific adenosine deaminase 2-like, translating to MELYDEAYDEKWMKQAVCMGKQALSRGEVPVGCLLVYNDQIIGTGGNAVNQTKNATRHAEILALEEAMRWCEDKQMKREEVFSHTKLFVTVEPCIMCAGALRIMGIRKVVYGCANERFGGCGSIFSVHSDQLPSTGETFECKPGLYADTAVQLLQEFYKGQNPNAPNPKIKSSGVKNEGQQSPYDNTESKNQSETSTPVK from the exons ATGGAACTGTATGACGAAgcttatgatgaaaaatggatgaAGCAAGCAGTGTGCATG GGTAAGCAGGCCCTAAGTAGAGGAGAGGTCCCAGTAGGTTGTCTCCTTGTGTATAATGATCAGATCATAGGGACAGGAGGAAATGCTGTCAACCAAACCAAAAAT GCCACAAGACATGCCGAAATCTTAGCTTTAGAAGAAGCAATGAGATGGTGTGAAGACAAACAGATGAAGAGAGAAGAGGTCTTCTCACATACCAAACTATTTGTGACAGTAGAACCCTGTATCATGTGTGCTGGGGCTCTGCGTATCATGG GTATTAGAAAGGTTGTGTATGGTTGTGCTAATGAAAGGTTTGGCGGTTGTGGTTCCATCTTCTCTGTACATTCAGATCAGCTACCATCTACAGGAGAAACTTTTGAG TGTAAACCTGGGCTGTATGCTGATACTGCTGTTCAACTTCTTCAAGAATTTTACAAGGGACAGAATCCTAATG ctcCAAATCCAAAGATCAAGTCATCTGGTGTGAAAAATGAAGGTCAACAGTCCCCCTATGATAACACTGAATCAAAGAACCAAAGTGAAACTTCAACCCCGGTCAAATGA